CACCtctttttcagtgtgttttacGGGGTTTGGTGCCTTAGCACTGACATTTTTGATAACACTGGCAGGTTTTCCTACAGTTGGGGGTACCTGGGGAGTTTTAATGTCTTCCTCTTCAGACTCGAAGTCATCTTTATCCCACTTTGACTGAGGGACCTGGATCATAATAATGACATCTTCAGCAGGGGCTGTTATATCATTATTGTACTCCTCCAGGGTCTTAATGACCGTTCGTTTTGTATCTgtcttttcttcagtctttttaaTGGGGCTTCCTCCAGCGGAACTTGTGCTAGGAGGAAAGAGCAAACATGAGTCAGGGTGTAACCACCACCACCTGGCTTCACATTTTGTAGAATGGGTTTTGTTTCAATTCTAAATCCTCAGCATTTTTCAAAAGATCTTCAGATCAAGGGAACAGACAGGAGAAAGGCTGAGTCCACTAGCCAAGATTATGAGCAATCAATTAATTTAGTACCCTGCTCCTATTCATTTAATTAACAAAGACACCAGATTATCAGATTGGTGACTGTCTGATCTGGTAATTCCTTGATGTCCTATTTCCACCAATGGCAAACAAATCAGATACACTTGATTCAATATGTAACAAAGCAATTACGGAGAGGTACATATAACCAAAGTTTTGCCCTTGTGTCCCACTGTTAcccttgagagaaaaaaaaaaagtttttaacaCTTTTTAGAATATCAAGACACCATCTAAAGTCTCCAGCAATGTCTTAAACGTTGTGTTTGCTTAGTCTTGATTCTTTAGACACTGAAATCTAAGTAGTAACACCTCCACACTGGgtactgttttggtttttttcacatgccATACAATGGGACAGCAAAGATCTCCAAGGAAGTGGCAGGGAAAGCTGGAAGCAGTGTAGCTGTGTCATCACAGCTAAGATCAGGAGCACAGCCTGGCAGCCAAGCTGCTCGTTCTGCAAGCTGCAGTTCCTCTCCCTGACAAAAGTAGGTCAGCTCCCTGCCATCTTGAAAAGGCAAAATGCTGCATGGCACAGACATGTTTTGTTATCCCTGCCTCCTGGGGGAAGGTGGGTTTGGAGGAAGAGACAGAGGAGACTCCTCAGAGACCCAACACCTAAGGAAtcagaaaggggggaaaaacaTCCCCAAAGCAAGGATCTCACACCTCAGGTCACACCTGCAAGGGTCACACCTCAGCAAGAGTCACACCTCAGCAATGGATGAATCCCATCAGCTTTAGGATGGTTTTCTTCACCAATATTTGATTTTGACTCAAATGCAGTTTAACAGGAAAGATCATTCACTCATTTAGCACTGATCTAGCTGTTCCTTTCGTCAGCCACCATAAAGAATTTTACgggtgtttttttgggagggagaaggaaaaaaaaaataggaaaaggaaatgatGAGGTACCTGGTATAATCTACAAGAGTTGAACTGGACCCGTCAGCTGCTGTGacttttcttctcacttttccctttgctttttcttgcttcactttgctgctgcttggctCGGGTTTCTCCACATGTTCTTTTGCAGGTGGCACGTTTTCTCCACTCACAATCTTTTTACCAGTTTCTCGGTTAAGTTTAATCTTTTTTGCAGGGTTGTTAAGTAAACCAGATTTATCCTTCTCTGGAGTTCGTTCTCCTTTCTCACCATCAGGCTCAGTCTTTCCCTTCGGTGATGTTTTGGATTCAGCAGTTTCTGGTTTAGAGGCCTTTGTGGCTTCGTGTTCTTTATCAGCCTTTTCATCcgcttttctttttcttttttcggGTTTTGTATCAGaaggtttgcttttttcagcAGGTTTCTTTGACTTGTCCTCTTTGTTGGAGGGCTTCTCTGACTTGGTTTCTTTTGGATgctctttctttgccttttcctccttGGCTGGTCTGGTTTCCGGGTGATCTTTTGCCACTTTGGGGTGAGCTTTCCGCGGGGTACCAAGAGCCTTCTCATCCTTTTGAGAGGAAGATGTTTTAGCACTCTCTGTTTTTGGCAACTCCTCCTTCACTTTTTTCACAGGGGGTTCTGTTCGAGGGGATTTTTCACGGTCAGTGTCTGCCTTCTCCTGGGAGGCCTTTGCTGGTTTTACTGTGCTGTCTTTTTTAGGGGGAACAGCCACGTCTGCTTTCCGCTTTGTCTTGTCAGTCTTTGCTTTTGGCTtatccttctcttttttctccttttctgacaCTGGTTTGAAAGAAATGGAATCTGCTTCCATGGGCTCGTCTCTCACCGGGGTGGCATCATCTCTGCTTGGCAGCATGAACAGAGAGTCTGCTTTAACATCTTCTGCCGTGCCCGGCTCTCTTGGCTTCCTGGCACCTTCCAACAGCTCCGCACTGGGAAATCCTTCACTCtcatctcctttcctcctcttcctgtgttttttatgtttattgCCTTTGCCGTCACCCAGCGGAttttccacctccttctctTTTGATTTCGTGGGGTCTTTGATGCCGTGGCTCTCTCTCCCGGATGGTTTTTCGGGATAATTTCCAGCTACGTTACGATTCCTGTGGCTCTGCCCTCCGGGATATTCCTCCCGGCGGCCCCGGGCGTAGGGTGAGTTTTCTCGTCTGGTCCCGGGCGGCCCAAACCTATCCGGGGAAAAGTTCTCCCTGGCTATGGGGGGCCGAGGCTGAGCGCCCACGGCGTAGCCCTTGTAAAACTTCTCGTACCATTCCCTGTAGTTCCTCTCCCACTCCCTGTACCTCTCCTTTTCGAAGGGATCTCTGAAGTCCACAGACCTGCCGTAGTAAGCTTTCACGTCGTAGGGCGGGACCTCTCGGAACCTGTTGAAGTATTCCCGTTCTCCCTCTCCTTGAGGTAGAGTCCGTTTGGTGGGAGACTGTCCCCGGAACGCCGGGGACCGCGAGCGCGAGTGGTAGCGGCGGTACGGGGGCGAGCGGGAGCGGGAGCGGTGGTACCCGTGGGAGCGGGAGCGGGAGCGGTAGCTGCGGCTCTTGGCTTTGCCTCTCCTCGGGTAGGGAGGAGAGCGGGAATAGGAGCGGGAATGGGAGCGGCTGAAGGAGCGGGAGTAGGAGCGGGAGCGGGAGGAACCTGATCTTGACTTGGAGTAGGTGTAGGAGCTCCTAGAGTAAGATGATGCACTATAGGGAGACTTGGACcttgaaagagaaacaaacagacaaacaaaaatataaatgaagtTAATTCGGAACAGTCGCGCTCCCcagcttcttttcctcccaaatttctcttttttttttttttttttttattattatttttcctctccataTGCTTATGTCAAagcttctttcagctgctgacaTAATGCTACTGCAAACTGAAGAACCTGGTAACATGTAAAAGTTTCTGCTAAGAGACAGAACAGCTGCAGCTTTGTTAGTGTAAATGCACACAGGAAGGGTAAGTCTGGTTCCACTCACTTCTAGCCCAGGAGCTATGACTGAGGTAAGGTGGTGTGCACTGGCCTCTACTGGTacacaaacacagacattttttcACTGCTCCACAACTACTTGCAGTGCACATCATTTTCTGTTGCATAAGATGCAAAAAGAGCAAGTCTTGAGGGCTACAGTGCAGTACCAACCACCAAGCAAACACAGTTTAGCCCAATGACAGTAAAGctcaattttaaaatgccagtgCTGCCTATTTAACTTTGCTACTGGATGCAAAATACCTGTAACTGCAACCTCCCACACAGGACTATTTAATCAACACTTCTGGCCTGATGGTCCGGGTAAAATTGTGCCCCCATCTCTATCTCTAATCAAGGACAGTGACAGCATTTCAGGAAAAGCACATCTAAGAGCTTCTACACTCAGCTGCTTGCACCAGGGCTCAGTGCCACCAGCCTCAGCAAGGTACTGACAGCATTAGTAGTAACAGAGAGCTACTCAGACTCCTGCCCAAGTGACTTTTTGGGATAGAAAACATTATCTGccctcagctttttcttcacaAGTTTGTCTTTCAATACTTTTGAAAGTAGGAttacacatttttctgtctgtgctcACTggcatcacttctcctcccaaAGCCCTTCACCAGCTAAGACTTCTTTATGAACAAGTCTGATCTCGTTGAATTTTTGTTAGgatttaaaatgtcaaaaaaaaaagcaaaaaaaaaaaaaaaaaaaagcaaaacccagcagTTTGCAGTCCAGGTTAAAATCTCTTTGTGTAACCACAGGAGATAAACAAAAGAGGGAATGAAGACAATTTCTCTCACATATCACCTCCAAAGTGCTTTGAGGCAATGGCCACAATTGGAATAGGGAGAGACAGAAAATCCAACAAATAAAGCTCCTCACTTTCTGGGCTCCTCAGGGCTTGTCAGAAGGTGAGGGATGTCATTGCAGAGAAGCTTTAGTAACAGACACCTGCTCCTTAACAACTGCTGCAAATGGTAACTATCAGTCAACTGTAACCTGCCATATTTAAGCCAGTGACCTATATATGACACTGCTGTCACTGCTAATCCCTGGAATCATCCAGTCCATCTAATGATAGAGGTGGAGTGGAACTCCTCCTGGTTCCTCTAGACAATCTGCTTCTCCGTTACGGACATGTAAAGCAGTTACCTGGAAAACGAACGCCTACGCTCCTTTTGAATCTTTTTATATTCCATCAATTCCTTAGCAAAATCATTTGTAAACTCATCAAGTTtggactttttcttttccctgttaaAATAAGTTTGACCTTTATTACAATTATAGTTTGACCTTTATTACAAAAAGAcatcaagaaacaaaacatgGCCAATATGAGAAAATGTATACTGCATGCAAATGGTCAACATCCTATTTAAGCAAAAAACAGTTAAGAATTCCTACAAGCTTTAGGGAAAGTTTTAGAATTACATTTGTCTTCTTTTAGTTTTGCACGGTTACTatccacaaggaaaaaataatactggGAAAACACTACGTCATTTTTGCTTATGTCAGATGCACTTTAGTGTAACTGCAGGCTGATATGCTACCAAACAGAGAAATGGAAAGCAAGGCAACTGCCCTGAGACAAATACTTACTCCTCTTTGAGCCTCCGCTGCTCTCTGTAAAACTCCTCCCTAGATAAAGGAGGTGCTTGGGTCGTTGGGATGGTGTTTGAGTGAGCTGCTGGTACTGCTGTGGGTACCCAAGCTGATGACATGtttgcaggagctggggggtaTCCAGGAGGGGGAACAGGGTACCCAGCAGATGGAGGCTGACCAGGTGGAAACTGAGGAGGAAACTGTGGTGGTGGCACCCCCGGAGGAAGAGGAAGTGCGTGGGGTGGTGGAGGGTAGAGGGGAGGTGGAGGCACAGGCACAAAGACGGGAGCTGAGGCGGGCAGGGACGGGGCCTGAGTCCTCTGGGCACGGTCACCGTGAGGGCGTCCGCGGTTGGCACTgtcagaacaaaacccaaaaacctgtCACTGTTTGGCACTGATTTGAAACAGCAAAGACAATGAAGCTGAGCGGAGTGCTCAGCTGTTGCTCTCAACTCCAgcatttcctttctccctgctttctGTTCATCTGAGACTATGCTCCTGTTGTGATCCTCACGCTTTGCCTCCCACGTCCCCACCCCAGCAGTTCCCTCCCTACACTCAGCTTTGGCACTCTGCCTGCAGGCTGCCCACACTGACACCTGCCCAGTCACCACTCTCCCACTCCCTGACACACTCCATGCTCCACCTTCTGACCCCCCAAGAGCTGCACAGACACCAGCTCATCTGCTCTAGAACTTCCTTGCACTTCTCCCGTGTACACTTCCTATGTTGCTGCCTCCTGATGATGTCTTTGGCCTGTTCTTGTCCCTGAATTGTTATTTTCTTGCTTACTGAATTTGAGATTTTATATTATCTGTGGGCTGGatcctgttttttgttttgatttatctTTAAGATTTTATAAAGACAATGTACccttattttaaataatcttaCTGCAAGCACAAATCCCCTTTGCTAAAGCTAAATTATAAGccatataaaaattaattcccaCTTGTACTATCCACAACTGTCTGTACTTATTCCATTAGAAATCAGCTCTTGCACGAGTTATGTGTGCCAGCCTATTTAACAGGTTACAAGTAGTAATATATATTGAATTTCAGAGAATACTTACAGCTCCCAGCCTGGTCTGCCACCTGCTGAGCGAATGGCACCAGCTCTCATTGGATGACCTTGTGgagtggggagagaaaaagaaaaaaccacatTCAGTGAGTGGCTCTGTAGATAATTTCTCAGAAGAGATTCTTGAGTTATAGCTACTTACCAGTTGTGGGTATTGATTGTCCTTGAGGGCCCAGAAGACTCGGTAATGCTGGTTGTCTCAGCACAGGAACCTGATAGCCCTTGGgagtaaaaataaacagtaaaaagTTAGAAAAGACACTCTGCTAATATTCAGGGAATGTTGCTCAAGTGGAAATGAAATTTACCTTCTCTTCCAACAAACTGGTGATTGACAGAGGGGAAGATTTAGAAAGTTCAGCAGCAGACACGAGAGCAGCAGGGGGTAAGAGAGCATCGGGATCACTAcaacaaaaagcacaaagtTTTATAATTCAAACATTGCTTTGAAGTGCCACTTGAAATACAAAATCCAAGGGGAGAAAGGGCTGACTactgtaatagaaaaaaaaaagcccaaaccaaactTCAGATTTACAAATGTGAAAATTTCAGAAGTACTGAAATTCTGTCATGAAATGTTTATGAGCTAGTTCTGAGGTGTCTGAAGAGTTCTTTTGGGTTGTGATCCTTTGGATTCAACAATACAGCTGAGACTGACAGGCTTTGGGACAAAGTGGCAACCAAGGCACAGAGTTCAAAGGATATAGGCCCAAAACCTAGCAGTGTTTCCAATGT
The sequence above is a segment of the Heliangelus exortis chromosome 17, bHelExo1.hap1, whole genome shotgun sequence genome. Coding sequences within it:
- the RBBP6 gene encoding E3 ubiquitin-protein ligase RBBP6 isoform X4, giving the protein MSCVHYKFSSKLNYDTVTFDGLHISLCDLKRQIMGREKLKAADCDLQITNAQTKEEYTDDSALIPKNSSVIVRRIPIGGVKATSKTYVISRTEPVSGTSKATANLAEANASEEDKIKAMMTQSGHEYDPINYMKKPLGPPPPSYTCFRCGKPGHYIKNCPTNGDKNFESVPRIKKSTGIPRSFMMEVKDPNTKGAMLTNTGKYAIPTIDAEAYAIGKKEKPPFLPEEPSSSSEEDDPIPDELLCLICKDIMTDAVVIPCCGNSYCDECIRTALLESEEHTCPTCHQTDVSPDALIANKFLRQAVNNFKNETGYTKRLRKQVQQQQQQQQPPPPPPPPPPPPPLMRQTITRNLQPLLRPALSRQQDPLMIPLASLASRSALSSLGPGPGPGLPVNPSSVLVSDLPPAVSLSLREKPDGPFRDPDALLPPAALVSAAELSKSSPLSITSLLEEKGYQVPVLRQPALPSLLGPQGQSIPTTGHPMRAGAIRSAGGRPGWELANRGRPHGDRAQRTQAPSLPASAPVFVPVPPPPLYPPPPHALPLPPGVPPPQFPPQFPPGQPPSAGYPVPPPGYPPAPANMSSAWVPTAVPAAHSNTIPTTQAPPLSREEFYREQRRLKEEEKKKSKLDEFTNDFAKELMEYKKIQKERRRSFSRSKSPYSASSYSRSSYTYSKSRSGSSRSRSYSRSFSRSHSRSYSRSPPYPRRGKAKSRSYRSRSRSHGYHRSRSRSPPYRRYHSRSRSPAFRGQSPTKRTLPQGEGEREYFNRFREVPPYDVKAYYGRSVDFRDPFEKERYREWERNYREWYEKFYKGYAVGAQPRPPIARENFSPDRFGPPGTRRENSPYARGRREEYPGGQSHRNRNVAGNYPEKPSGRESHGIKDPTKSKEKEVENPLGDGKGNKHKKHRKRRKGDESEGFPSAELLEGARKPREPGTAEDVKADSLFMLPSRDDATPVRDEPMEADSISFKPVSEKEKKEKDKPKAKTDKTKRKADVAVPPKKDSTVKPAKASQEKADTDREKSPRTEPPVKKVKEELPKTESAKTSSSQKDEKALGTPRKAHPKVAKDHPETRPAKEEKAKKEHPKETKSEKPSNKEDKSKKPAEKSKPSDTKPEKRKRKADEKADKEHEATKASKPETAESKTSPKGKTEPDGEKGERTPEKDKSGLLNNPAKKIKLNRETGKKIVSGENVPPAKEHVEKPEPSSSKVKQEKAKGKVRRKVTAADGSSSTLVDYTSTSSAGGSPIKKTEEKTDTKRTVIKTLEEYNNDITAPAEDVIIMIQVPQSKWDKDDFESEEEDIKTPQVPPTVGKPASVIKNVSAKAPNPVKHTEKEVEPLEKTLKTTKESSYESSQHDTKSSKSSLSNEKGKTKDRDHSLLDKDTSEKRKSSAQPEKDHSERGTEQGNGKNTSQSSKESRSEKHDTARGSTAKDFTPNRDKKSDHDGTREHSSSKRREEKSEAARRKDSPSRNRESASVQKSKPREERAEPSKKGAGDAKRSSYSPPRERKQAEHKAAHEAKRASEEHKPLDKNAGKEKEKEKEKEKEKEKEKEKEKEKEKEKEKEKEKEKEKEKEKEKPAPEVKSIKEKEPTVSKPPPLKPESPEVKAEKENGAGQSDKSLAKPKPQLSSASRLSSDLTRETDEAAFVPDYNESDSESNVSAKEEETAGKNPKEVKEKPLADKVKEEGAAPAAEEQPEASRSQSQSSPSVSRSRSQSPSESQTRSHSSSASSGESQDSKKKKKKKEKKKHKKHKKHKKHKKHVGTETELEKSQKHKHKKKKSKKNKDKEKDDQKVKSVTT
- the RBBP6 gene encoding E3 ubiquitin-protein ligase RBBP6 isoform X3, translated to MSCVHYKFSSKLNYDTVTFDGLHISLCDLKRQIMGREKLKAADCDLQITNAQTKEEYTDDSALIPKNSSVIVRRIPIGGVKATSKTYVMTPKSHKTLETSFRSRTEPVSGTSKATANLAEANASEEDKIKAMMTQSGHEYDPINYMKKPLGPPPPSYTCFRCGKPGHYIKNCPTNGDKNFESVPRIKKSTGIPRSFMMEVKDPNTKGAMLTNTGKYAIPTIDAEAYAIGKKEKPPFLPEEPSSSSEEDDPIPDELLCLICKDIMTDAVVIPCCGNSYCDECIRTALLESEEHTCPTCHQTDVSPDALIANKFLRQAVNNFKNETGYTKRLRKQVQQQQQQQQPPPPPPPPPPPPPLMRQTITRNLQPLLRPALSRQQDPLMIPLASLASRSALSSLGPGPGPGLPVNPSSVLVSDLPPAVSLSLREKPDGPFRDPDALLPPAALVSAAELSKSSPLSITSLLEEKGYQVPVLRQPALPSLLGPQGQSIPTTGHPMRAGAIRSAGGRPGWELANRGRPHGDRAQRTQAPSLPASAPVFVPVPPPPLYPPPPHALPLPPGVPPPQFPPQFPPGQPPSAGYPVPPPGYPPAPANMSSAWVPTAVPAAHSNTIPTTQAPPLSREEFYREQRRLKEEEKKKSKLDEFTNDFAKELMEYKKIQKERRRSFSRSKSPYSASSYSRSSYTYSKSRSGSSRSRSYSRSFSRSHSRSYSRSPPYPRRGKAKSRSYRSRSRSHGYHRSRSRSPPYRRYHSRSRSPAFRGQSPTKRTLPQGEGEREYFNRFREVPPYDVKAYYGRSVDFRDPFEKERYREWERNYREWYEKFYKGYAVGAQPRPPIARENFSPDRFGPPGTRRENSPYARGRREEYPGGQSHRNRNVAGNYPEKPSGRESHGIKDPTKSKEKEVENPLGDGKGNKHKKHRKRRKGDESEGFPSAELLEGARKPREPGTAEDVKADSLFMLPSRDDATPVRDEPMEADSISFKPVSEKEKKEKDKPKAKTDKTKRKADVAVPPKKDSTVKPAKASQEKADTDREKSPRTEPPVKKVKEELPKTESAKTSSSQKDEKALGTPRKAHPKVAKDHPETRPAKEEKAKKEHPKETKSEKPSNKEDKSKKPAEKSKPSDTKPEKRKRKADEKADKEHEATKASKPETAESKTSPKGKTEPDGEKGERTPEKDKSGLLNNPAKKIKLNRETGKKIVSGENVPPAKEHVEKPEPSSSKVKQEKAKGKVRRKVTAADGSSSTLVDYTSTSSAGGSPIKKTEEKTDTKRTVIKTLEEYNNDITAPAEDVIIMIQVPQSKWDKDDFESEEEDIKTPQVPPTVGKPASVIKNVSAKAPNPVKHTEKEVEPLEKTLKTTKESSYESSQHDTKSSKSSLSNEKGKTKDRDHSLLDKDTSEKRKSSAQPEKDHSERGTEQGNGKNTSQSSKESRSEKHDTARGSTAKDFTPNRDKKSDHDGTREHSSSKRREEKSEAARRKDSPSRNRESASVQKSKPREERAEPSKKGAGDAKRSSYSPPRERKQAEHKAAHEAKRASEEHKPLDKNAGKEKEKEKEKEKEKEKEKEKEKEKEKEKEKEKEKEKEKEKEKEKPAPEVKSIKEKEPTVSKPPPLKPESPEVKAEKENGAGQSDKSLAKPKPQLSSASRLSSDLTRETDEAAFVPDYNESDSESNVSAKEEETAGKNPKEVKEKPLADKVKEEGAAPAAEEQPEASRSQSQSSPSVSRSRSQSPSESQTRSHSSSASSGESQDSKKKKKKKEKKKHKKHKKHKKHKKHVGTETELEKSQKHKHKKKKSKKNKDKEKDDQKVKSVTT
- the RBBP6 gene encoding E3 ubiquitin-protein ligase RBBP6 isoform X2; translated protein: MSCVHYKFSSKLNYDTVTFDGLHISLCDLKRQIMGREKLKAADCDLQITNAQTKEEYTDDSALIPKNSSVIVRRIPIGGVKATSKTYVISRTEPVSGTSKAIDDSSASISLAQLTKTANLAEANASEEDKIKAMMTQSGHEYDPINYMKKPLGPPPPSYTCFRCGKPGHYIKNCPTNGDKNFESVPRIKKSTGIPRSFMMEVKDPNTKGAMLTNTGKYAIPTIDAEAYAIGKKEKPPFLPEEPSSSSEEDDPIPDELLCLICKDIMTDAVVIPCCGNSYCDECIRTALLESEEHTCPTCHQTDVSPDALIANKFLRQAVNNFKNETGYTKRLRKQVQQQQQQQQPPPPPPPPPPPPPLMRQTITRNLQPLLRPALSRQQDPLMIPLASLASRSALSSLGPGPGPGLPVNPSSVLVSDLPPAVSLSLREKPDGPFRDPDALLPPAALVSAAELSKSSPLSITSLLEEKGYQVPVLRQPALPSLLGPQGQSIPTTGHPMRAGAIRSAGGRPGWELANRGRPHGDRAQRTQAPSLPASAPVFVPVPPPPLYPPPPHALPLPPGVPPPQFPPQFPPGQPPSAGYPVPPPGYPPAPANMSSAWVPTAVPAAHSNTIPTTQAPPLSREEFYREQRRLKEEEKKKSKLDEFTNDFAKELMEYKKIQKERRRSFSRSKSPYSASSYSRSSYTYSKSRSGSSRSRSYSRSFSRSHSRSYSRSPPYPRRGKAKSRSYRSRSRSHGYHRSRSRSPPYRRYHSRSRSPAFRGQSPTKRTLPQGEGEREYFNRFREVPPYDVKAYYGRSVDFRDPFEKERYREWERNYREWYEKFYKGYAVGAQPRPPIARENFSPDRFGPPGTRRENSPYARGRREEYPGGQSHRNRNVAGNYPEKPSGRESHGIKDPTKSKEKEVENPLGDGKGNKHKKHRKRRKGDESEGFPSAELLEGARKPREPGTAEDVKADSLFMLPSRDDATPVRDEPMEADSISFKPVSEKEKKEKDKPKAKTDKTKRKADVAVPPKKDSTVKPAKASQEKADTDREKSPRTEPPVKKVKEELPKTESAKTSSSQKDEKALGTPRKAHPKVAKDHPETRPAKEEKAKKEHPKETKSEKPSNKEDKSKKPAEKSKPSDTKPEKRKRKADEKADKEHEATKASKPETAESKTSPKGKTEPDGEKGERTPEKDKSGLLNNPAKKIKLNRETGKKIVSGENVPPAKEHVEKPEPSSSKVKQEKAKGKVRRKVTAADGSSSTLVDYTSTSSAGGSPIKKTEEKTDTKRTVIKTLEEYNNDITAPAEDVIIMIQVPQSKWDKDDFESEEEDIKTPQVPPTVGKPASVIKNVSAKAPNPVKHTEKEVEPLEKTLKTTKESSYESSQHDTKSSKSSLSNEKGKTKDRDHSLLDKDTSEKRKSSAQPEKDHSERGTEQGNGKNTSQSSKESRSEKHDTARGSTAKDFTPNRDKKSDHDGTREHSSSKRREEKSEAARRKDSPSRNRESASVQKSKPREERAEPSKKGAGDAKRSSYSPPRERKQAEHKAAHEAKRASEEHKPLDKNAGKEKEKEKEKEKEKEKEKEKEKEKEKEKEKEKEKEKEKEKEKEKPAPEVKSIKEKEPTVSKPPPLKPESPEVKAEKENGAGQSDKSLAKPKPQLSSASRLSSDLTRETDEAAFVPDYNESDSESNVSAKEEETAGKNPKEVKEKPLADKVKEEGAAPAAEEQPEASRSQSQSSPSVSRSRSQSPSESQTRSHSSSASSGESQDSKKKKKKKEKKKHKKHKKHKKHKKHVGTETELEKSQKHKHKKKKSKKNKDKEKDDQKVKSVTT